The Bremerella alba genome includes a window with the following:
- a CDS encoding WD40 repeat domain-containing serine/threonine protein kinase — MSGDGTQKSAENSPGDWQFGRFKIKQELGRGAFGIVFRAHDPTLDREVALKLARFTSDDQLLVDRFLSEAQIAAQMQHPHIVAVWERGCVDQQYYLSSSFVRGVTLEQSLADSTSDLLRDVVWVRNLADALDYAHQKSIIHRDIKPANVMIDEQNQPMIMDFGLAKRTDHAVDLTREGVIMGTPAYMSPEQARGVASEIGAQTDQYSLGVLFYQMLTGSVPWSGSTMEIVTHLQGYPSPPSFANTANEIPADLQAICQHMLEPRAADRYSRCQGIVDDLNRFLENRPVSVRPISALESVIRWSRRNQIVSSSIGAVVLTLLLSLLLVSGAWVNAQFAWKEANANLIVADNQKKKAKAEERKAKRQEQQAKAERAIAEEQTDKAIEAGIAQRKEASRVSILLAGQRVQLGRFYEAEILLKGVAQEDRNWVWRIQNNRIPKAVCRIDIGFNEEVSPKVIFDGTDSRVVIALPTRLHSLIHKTHIFDAKTGALIDKVASESPDVTPLGGGFTKGGRYLIVQTDYNNKTLLRKVSAYDTKLKKLIGNQVDVQSFTPLTDRKDEVLLVKPSDSESEYFLWNFITDELKSLGKDLKQCRVYNYSVNAERTELTLRDRQGITIVQVADGERVSKPILERLDATDFNMSLDRKLVVGRLQEDWPWNARGRYVDSGNVAVVALPRTMTAKLESTPTHQPLEGSGGARGYIISNNNRYVCLDQVHHGGFASITRPITWWRRDTGEWLGHTQGIAISPSGGLYATNEENAVVVRPAPTLFRRFASSQIEEKLADLRPVTPTWQSRPMVFYDQEKPWLFIAHSNGRDVVEVDTRIISLKPKSPEYRFKPRRAVVHHDTHRVAFMNGEQTVDIHSLKTGERTHQLPCDSSPNTSSLAFHPNGELFVAGHSGGLVVWSIAEQKIVKHLPKVKSWGGQHGRLSFSADGKLLAVGGTNGLAMVNTADWSLRWRTWVGKMAWKASISHDSRYVCVNGNYGEIAIHNAADGSLAKSIKTDSRMVHPVFHPTLPLLLAGRNDGQLVIYETRSWRPVFDEFVGYGRIDEFNFSQSGDSVAIGMECGYNRRWFELRGGVESLVGLPEE; from the coding sequence ATGAGCGGCGACGGCACTCAGAAAAGCGCCGAAAATTCGCCAGGAGATTGGCAGTTCGGCAGATTCAAAATAAAGCAAGAGTTGGGACGTGGAGCGTTTGGCATCGTTTTCCGCGCCCACGATCCGACTCTCGACCGCGAAGTTGCTCTTAAATTAGCCCGGTTTACTTCTGATGATCAGTTACTTGTCGATCGCTTTTTGTCCGAAGCACAAATCGCCGCCCAGATGCAGCATCCCCATATTGTCGCCGTCTGGGAGCGTGGCTGCGTCGATCAGCAGTACTATCTGTCTTCGTCCTTTGTGCGAGGGGTCACGTTAGAACAATCGCTCGCAGATTCTACTTCCGACCTCCTTCGGGATGTGGTGTGGGTTCGCAACCTCGCTGATGCACTCGATTATGCGCATCAAAAAAGTATCATTCATCGCGACATCAAACCTGCAAATGTGATGATCGATGAGCAAAACCAACCCATGATTATGGACTTCGGTTTGGCCAAGCGAACCGATCACGCCGTCGATCTCACAAGGGAAGGCGTAATCATGGGTACGCCGGCCTACATGTCGCCAGAGCAAGCACGCGGCGTGGCGAGCGAAATCGGAGCGCAAACCGACCAGTACTCGCTGGGGGTTTTGTTCTATCAGATGTTGACTGGCTCCGTCCCTTGGAGTGGATCAACAATGGAAATCGTTACTCATTTGCAAGGCTATCCTTCCCCGCCGAGCTTCGCGAATACAGCCAACGAAATTCCAGCCGATTTGCAAGCGATCTGCCAGCACATGCTTGAACCTCGTGCGGCGGATCGCTATTCCCGATGCCAAGGTATTGTTGACGACTTGAATCGATTCCTTGAGAACCGCCCCGTTTCGGTTAGACCGATCTCAGCGCTCGAAAGTGTAATTCGGTGGAGCAGGCGGAACCAGATCGTAAGTAGTTCGATTGGCGCAGTCGTCTTGACACTGCTACTTAGTTTACTGCTAGTAAGCGGTGCATGGGTCAATGCACAATTCGCCTGGAAGGAGGCAAACGCGAACCTTATCGTTGCCGATAACCAAAAGAAGAAAGCGAAAGCGGAAGAACGAAAAGCAAAACGACAGGAGCAACAAGCCAAAGCTGAACGCGCAATCGCTGAAGAACAAACAGATAAGGCGATTGAGGCGGGTATCGCGCAGCGAAAAGAAGCGTCGCGAGTTTCCATTCTGTTAGCGGGTCAAAGGGTTCAGCTTGGTCGCTTTTACGAAGCGGAAATATTGTTGAAAGGCGTAGCCCAAGAGGATCGCAATTGGGTGTGGCGTATCCAAAACAATCGGATTCCCAAAGCGGTTTGCAGAATCGATATCGGCTTTAACGAGGAGGTAAGCCCGAAGGTCATCTTCGATGGAACTGATTCCAGAGTGGTTATTGCGCTTCCCACAAGACTTCACAGCCTAATTCACAAAACCCACATCTTTGATGCAAAAACGGGAGCATTAATTGACAAAGTCGCCAGCGAAAGCCCTGATGTTACTCCTTTGGGCGGCGGTTTTACCAAAGGTGGGCGGTACCTGATAGTACAAACCGACTACAACAACAAGACGCTTTTGCGGAAGGTGTCCGCGTACGACACGAAGCTGAAAAAGCTCATTGGCAATCAGGTCGATGTGCAATCGTTTACTCCTTTGACGGATCGCAAAGACGAGGTATTGCTCGTCAAACCTTCTGACAGCGAATCAGAGTACTTCTTGTGGAACTTTATTACTGATGAATTGAAGAGTTTGGGCAAAGATTTAAAACAATGTCGAGTTTATAACTACAGCGTAAATGCCGAACGTACCGAATTGACTCTGCGAGATCGCCAAGGCATTACCATTGTGCAGGTCGCTGATGGCGAACGCGTTTCTAAGCCGATTTTAGAGCGACTTGACGCCACTGATTTCAACATGTCGCTCGACCGAAAGCTGGTTGTCGGTCGACTTCAAGAAGATTGGCCCTGGAACGCTCGTGGACGATACGTTGATAGCGGCAATGTTGCTGTGGTTGCTTTACCCCGAACGATGACTGCCAAATTGGAATCGACGCCAACGCATCAACCGCTTGAGGGTTCAGGGGGAGCTCGTGGCTACATTATTTCAAACAATAATCGGTATGTATGCCTTGATCAGGTGCATCACGGAGGATTTGCCTCAATTACCCGTCCCATTACATGGTGGCGGCGCGACACTGGTGAGTGGCTCGGGCATACGCAGGGAATTGCAATTTCGCCTAGCGGCGGGCTATACGCCACCAATGAAGAAAACGCTGTGGTGGTTCGACCAGCTCCTACGCTGTTTCGACGATTTGCATCTTCTCAAATCGAAGAAAAACTCGCTGATTTGCGTCCGGTCACACCGACCTGGCAATCTAGGCCAATGGTCTTCTACGACCAAGAGAAACCATGGCTATTTATTGCTCATAGCAATGGAAGAGATGTGGTCGAAGTAGATACGAGAATCATCAGTTTGAAACCGAAAAGTCCGGAATATAGGTTCAAGCCTCGTCGCGCGGTGGTGCATCATGACACCCACCGCGTGGCCTTCATGAATGGTGAACAAACAGTCGACATTCACTCTCTGAAAACTGGAGAACGAACGCATCAACTACCTTGTGATTCGAGCCCAAATACATCTTCGCTTGCGTTTCACCCCAATGGAGAACTGTTTGTAGCCGGACACTCTGGAGGATTGGTGGTATGGTCAATAGCGGAACAAAAGATCGTGAAACATTTGCCCAAAGTAAAAAGCTGGGGAGGGCAGCATGGTCGATTGAGTTTTAGCGCCGACGGCAAACTTCTCGCCGTCGGCGGAACTAATGGGCTGGCTATGGTGAATACTGCTGACTGGTCGTTGCGGTGGCGGACGTGGGTAGGGAAGATGGCATGGAAGGCGTCCATTTCGCATGATTCACGCTACGTTTGCGTCAACGGGAACTATGGCGAAATCGCGATTCATAACGCTGCCGATGGATCGCTTGCGAAATCTATAAAAACGGACTCGCGAATGGTCCATCCAGTCTTTCATCCCACTCTTCCGCTGCTACTGGCAGGTCGCAATGATGGTCAGCTTGTAATATACGAAACCCGCAGTTGGCGACCGGTGTTCGACGAATTCGTTGGCTACGGCAGAATTGACGAATTCAATTTCAGCCAATCCGGTGACTCCGTGGCCATCGGCATGGAGTGCGGCTACAATCGGCGATGGTTTGAATTACGTGGCGGTGTAGAAAGTCTGGTGGGGCTACCCGAAGAGTAA
- a CDS encoding sigma-70 family RNA polymerase sigma factor has product MSEPEKEDEQFAEYANGWLKSVADDQTKSFETVCRQFQPALRKFVENRLSPKLQNEIGASDIMQSAFVSLWKQLDSNTELEAGSTEELWRLLVTIARRRLSRHWRRIHAQKRGEGRELNASNLASDDQTARFEGLVIETTNQQLEIELNDAVAQLESELQTIVSMRLAGMTTREIANALQCSLSRIERKNRLINERLRRFMSDNSDQ; this is encoded by the coding sequence ATGAGCGAACCAGAGAAAGAAGACGAGCAGTTCGCTGAGTACGCCAATGGGTGGCTTAAGTCCGTCGCCGACGATCAGACTAAATCGTTCGAGACGGTTTGTCGGCAGTTTCAACCTGCTTTGCGTAAATTCGTGGAGAATCGTTTGAGCCCCAAGTTGCAAAACGAGATCGGGGCAAGCGACATCATGCAGAGTGCGTTTGTGAGCCTATGGAAGCAGTTAGATTCAAATACCGAACTTGAAGCGGGCTCCACTGAAGAGCTATGGCGGTTGTTGGTGACGATCGCCCGCCGCCGACTATCGCGTCATTGGCGACGAATTCACGCACAGAAACGAGGCGAAGGGCGTGAATTAAACGCCAGCAACCTTGCCAGTGATGATCAAACTGCAAGATTTGAAGGGCTGGTTATTGAAACAACGAACCAGCAACTCGAGATTGAATTGAACGATGCAGTTGCCCAGCTTGAGTCCGAACTGCAAACAATTGTGTCAATGCGGCTCGCCGGCATGACCACGCGGGAAATCGCGAACGCTCTGCAATGCAGCCTAAGTCGTATCGAAAGAAAAAACCGCCTCATCAATGAACGGCTTCGCCGATTTATGTCAGATAATTCTGATCAGTGA
- a CDS encoding terminase large subunit — protein sequence MLAITTAGYDRLSICWEQHEYARQVLEGTVEDTAFFPYISAADVEEDWSTPEVWQKSNPSIGITIDAEQFAEDCREAQESPAKENSFRRYRLNQWTQQESRWLNMEKWDACDDALAELDGRTCFAGLDLSSTTDISALVLVFEEDDQYDVLPFFWVPKEGARRREKRDHAPYVPWIQQRYIEASPGEVVDYERIRARINELGKRFKIEQIAIDRWNATQLATQLDDDGFEIVSFRQGYASMSAPTKKLEELVLSRKLRHAGHPVLRWMAGNVAIEQDAADNWKPSKKKSQERIDGIVALVMAVDLATRHVEYESIYSERGMLFL from the coding sequence ATGCTGGCGATTACGACCGCTGGCTACGATCGACTGAGTATCTGCTGGGAACAGCACGAATACGCTCGCCAGGTGCTGGAAGGCACGGTCGAGGACACGGCGTTCTTCCCCTACATTTCCGCAGCGGACGTTGAGGAGGATTGGAGCACGCCTGAGGTTTGGCAGAAGTCGAATCCGAGTATCGGTATTACGATCGACGCAGAACAGTTCGCTGAAGACTGCCGTGAGGCTCAGGAATCACCTGCCAAGGAAAACTCGTTCCGTCGGTATCGCTTGAACCAATGGACCCAGCAGGAATCGCGTTGGCTGAACATGGAAAAATGGGACGCATGTGATGATGCTCTCGCTGAACTGGATGGCCGCACATGCTTCGCTGGTCTCGACTTGTCTTCAACAACCGACATCTCAGCACTCGTTCTCGTATTCGAGGAAGACGATCAATACGACGTGCTGCCGTTCTTCTGGGTGCCAAAGGAAGGTGCCCGTAGGCGTGAGAAACGGGATCACGCTCCTTACGTGCCCTGGATCCAGCAACGGTATATCGAAGCCTCACCCGGGGAAGTCGTCGACTACGAACGCATCCGGGCGCGTATCAACGAGTTAGGCAAACGATTCAAGATCGAGCAAATCGCCATCGACCGGTGGAATGCGACTCAGTTGGCTACGCAATTGGATGACGATGGGTTCGAGATTGTATCGTTCAGGCAGGGCTACGCGAGTATGTCGGCGCCGACCAAGAAGCTGGAAGAGTTGGTGCTTTCACGAAAGCTACGCCACGCAGGTCACCCTGTGCTCCGCTGGATGGCTGGTAATGTGGCGATCGAACAGGACGCGGCCGATAACTGGAAGCCGTCGAAGAAGAAGAGTCAGGAGCGGATTGATGGGATCGTGGCGCTCGTGATGGCGGTGGATTTGGCGACTCGGCATGTGGAGTACGAGAGTATCTATTCGGAGCGGGGGATGTTGTTTTTGTAA
- a CDS encoding integrase core domain-containing protein: MKNIYHKLLLLIAGSTQKELPAQIRYLKVENEVLRSKLPKRISVTTQEKNRLVKFGAKLGKAVHEIVTIVAPSTLLRWIRESKKPGGIKPVRKGRPRTKEEIRELIIRMARENDWGYTRIMGELKKLGIKPPSRNTVKNILKENGLDPGPKRGEGTWDEFLKMHAATLWQCDFYSKRVLTLKGWRDLYVLVFLHVDSRQVFITSSTFHPNEEWTTLQVEKFLEHAKSKELSVQTLMHDRDKTFTTKVDATLQAMDIRVVKSAYRSPNTNAFVERFIQTLQQECLDHFVVFGQEHMDYLVHEFVDFYHEEQPHQGKENQLLTSVDQPEAEILSINSVKCHERLGGVLKHYHRQAA, translated from the coding sequence ATGAAGAACATTTACCACAAATTGCTTCTACTCATCGCCGGTTCGACCCAAAAAGAACTGCCCGCACAGATCCGTTACCTCAAGGTTGAGAACGAGGTACTTAGGTCCAAACTGCCCAAACGGATCTCGGTCACGACCCAGGAGAAGAACCGGCTCGTGAAGTTCGGCGCCAAGTTGGGAAAAGCGGTCCACGAGATCGTCACCATTGTCGCACCGAGCACACTACTCCGCTGGATTCGCGAATCGAAGAAGCCAGGCGGGATCAAGCCGGTACGAAAAGGACGTCCTCGCACCAAGGAAGAGATCCGCGAACTGATCATTCGCATGGCACGTGAGAACGACTGGGGTTACACGCGGATCATGGGCGAGCTCAAGAAGCTCGGGATCAAGCCACCGTCGCGAAACACCGTGAAGAACATCCTCAAGGAGAACGGACTCGACCCGGGCCCTAAACGCGGCGAGGGAACATGGGATGAGTTTCTGAAAATGCACGCGGCGACGCTCTGGCAATGCGACTTCTACTCTAAGCGAGTTCTCACCCTAAAAGGCTGGCGAGATCTGTATGTGCTCGTGTTTCTCCACGTCGACTCGCGTCAGGTCTTCATCACGTCATCGACATTCCATCCCAACGAAGAATGGACCACGCTGCAAGTCGAAAAGTTTCTGGAGCATGCGAAGTCAAAAGAACTGTCTGTCCAGACATTGATGCATGATCGGGACAAGACGTTCACCACCAAGGTCGACGCCACGTTGCAAGCCATGGACATCCGGGTCGTGAAGTCAGCTTATCGCTCGCCCAACACCAACGCCTTTGTCGAACGGTTCATTCAAACGCTGCAGCAGGAATGCCTGGATCACTTTGTCGTGTTTGGCCAGGAGCACATGGATTATCTGGTGCACGAATTCGTCGATTTCTATCACGAAGAGCAACCGCATCAGGGGAAAGAAAACCAACTGCTGACTTCAGTTGACCAACCTGAGGCTGAAATTCTATCGATCAATTCAGTCAAATGCCACGAACGACTCGGTGGTGTGCTGAAACACTATCATCGCCAAGCGGCGTGA
- a CDS encoding TolC family protein: MSKLGTMIGLVLLAVAGCRLGTAPPSSLTAAAPVVSPPADAITTRPTEVYENEVCPASGIENESSVITLAAAQFEPTIPDVPQSTTGSNPVALRYNLMDSISQALAQNPDLVALRQNENIGLGVLDVAQTYPFNPFAQVRVTPYQDAVGAGVGTTYHYVLLMQRIELAHQQRYREQNAASNLNQIRWSIHSAELQNVGQSARLYFTALYQLELLNLAETAHDYNLLLKDTLEKQLQAGQASGADVEIARIDARATAQQVRLAQATFQSSVRDLKQQLGFSPETDLLLSDRLTELNWRMPTLIADGGGQPCEMNDPALLSNWAASRPDVLAALADVDAARANLDLASAAKVPDMQIGPYYQRSQDESTFLGLQAQMDIPVFNTGAPLERQRVAELNQRTTAWRQLFRRANLEAEAALQRYQLAYESLEESGLDEAIETPQALEGLERQFRAGEVDIIRVTQARNSILQNQRIRIDLYNELAQAAADLIQSVGLPVEEVVH, encoded by the coding sequence ATGAGCAAGTTAGGAACGATGATCGGGCTGGTACTTCTGGCGGTAGCAGGTTGCCGTTTGGGGACTGCTCCACCATCCTCTTTGACGGCAGCAGCCCCGGTTGTGTCACCTCCGGCGGACGCCATTACCACCAGACCGACCGAAGTCTACGAGAACGAGGTTTGTCCGGCCTCGGGAATTGAAAACGAATCATCCGTCATCACCCTGGCAGCCGCGCAATTCGAGCCAACGATTCCAGACGTGCCACAATCAACGACCGGCAGCAATCCGGTTGCTCTGCGTTACAATTTGATGGACTCGATTTCGCAGGCACTCGCCCAAAATCCGGATCTCGTGGCGCTTCGTCAGAACGAAAACATCGGGCTCGGAGTACTCGACGTCGCCCAGACCTATCCCTTCAATCCATTCGCGCAGGTTCGCGTGACTCCCTATCAGGACGCTGTCGGGGCTGGCGTGGGAACGACGTATCATTATGTCTTGTTGATGCAGCGAATTGAGTTGGCCCATCAGCAAAGATACCGTGAACAGAACGCCGCATCCAACTTGAACCAGATTCGCTGGTCGATTCATTCCGCTGAACTTCAGAACGTGGGGCAGTCGGCTCGACTATATTTCACGGCTCTTTATCAGCTAGAATTGCTGAATTTGGCGGAAACTGCTCACGACTATAATTTGCTATTGAAGGACACGCTTGAGAAACAACTCCAGGCAGGCCAGGCTTCGGGAGCCGACGTTGAAATCGCCCGCATCGATGCCCGAGCGACCGCCCAACAAGTTCGCTTAGCACAAGCTACTTTTCAGTCGTCGGTACGTGACTTGAAGCAGCAGTTGGGTTTTTCACCTGAGACTGATTTGCTGCTAAGCGATCGTTTAACAGAACTGAACTGGCGAATGCCAACGTTGATTGCCGATGGCGGCGGCCAGCCTTGCGAGATGAACGATCCGGCGTTACTTTCCAACTGGGCGGCATCACGACCTGACGTTCTGGCCGCTCTGGCCGACGTGGACGCGGCCCGGGCCAATCTTGATTTGGCTTCGGCTGCCAAGGTTCCAGATATGCAAATCGGTCCGTATTATCAACGAAGTCAGGATGAGTCGACTTTCCTTGGCCTCCAAGCCCAAATGGACATCCCGGTCTTCAACACGGGGGCACCGCTCGAAAGACAGCGAGTGGCGGAACTCAACCAACGGACGACCGCCTGGCGACAACTCTTTCGCCGCGCAAACCTGGAAGCGGAGGCAGCCTTGCAACGTTATCAATTGGCGTACGAAAGCCTGGAAGAGTCTGGCCTCGATGAGGCGATCGAAACTCCGCAGGCATTGGAAGGCTTAGAACGGCAATTCAGAGCAGGTGAAGTCGACATCATCCGCGTCACCCAGGCCCGCAACAGCATCCTGCAAAACCAACGAATCCGCATCGACCTCTACAACGAGTTAGCCCAAGCGGCTGCCGACTTGATTCAATCTGTAGGTTTACCGGTCGAAGAAGTCGTACATTGA
- a CDS encoding efflux RND transporter permease subunit encodes MSWLVESALKLRVAVVALSILLIVVGIRLIPDLPLDVFPEFSPPYVEIQTEAPGLSAEEVENLVTFPLENALVGTPGLETIRSKSVLGLSSIRLLLNYNADVYRTRQLVQERLAAETPRLPVVARAPVILQPLSSLSRMMKIGIWSDELNQRELTELAVWSMRPRLMAIPGVANVAIWGQRDKEFQVLVDPQKLRDHQITLDAVIKSAGDAVVLDAGGFVDTPNQRLAVRQLSPVQTPDDLAQTVVAYQSGAVLHLGDVAEVKVGSPPPIGDAIINDVPGLLLIVEKQPAANMLEVTRQVEEALEVMKPGLKGVEIDSTIFRPATFIERSIKNLTHALLTGCVLVVIVLVLFLFDWRTAVISLTAIPLSLMATVVVLYFWGLTINTMIIAGLVIALGEVVDDAIIDVENIVRRLRLNRVEGHPKSSFRVVLEASLEVRSAVVYATAIIILVFLPIFFLEGLPGAFFRPLALGYVLAISASLMVALLVTPALSLLILPFGKKEAHEPPLSRWLRRPYHAILPWFARRPIGAITLLVVSFLGTFWLTNQLGQEFLPNFQETDFLMHFVERPGTSIEAMDRVTIEASKELRAIPGVRNFGSHIGRAEAADEVVGPNFTELWVSIDEEADYEKTHGEIVEAVEGYPGLYRDVLTYLRERVKEVLTGSSSSIVVRIYGPDLDGLREKAKEVAAAMENVEGAAHLKVEPQVLVPQVEVRLRPDAAERFGLTPGQIRRAITTILRGTKVGEVYENQMKYSVVVWGNEEARSDLTALHDLRIDTPSGGQVPLRDLADVSIVPAPNEVKREGGSRRIDVSCDAEGRDLGSVARDVEAAVLAVPFDRGYHPEFLGEYTARQQSQNQLFALSAISLIGMILILYIDFQSLRLTMIVTLTIPFALIGGVVAAWIAGGVLSLGSLIGFVTVLGIAARNGIMLVSHYRHLQAEEGEPFGLNLVVRGAEERLLPILMTVLTTSLALLPLAISGNKPGHEIEYPLAVVIIGGLVTSTILNLFILPPLYLLFAKPHDVHADE; translated from the coding sequence ATGAGCTGGCTGGTTGAATCTGCTCTGAAGTTGCGTGTCGCTGTCGTGGCACTTTCGATCCTATTGATCGTGGTCGGCATTCGACTAATTCCAGATCTGCCGCTGGATGTCTTTCCCGAGTTTTCTCCGCCGTACGTTGAAATCCAGACGGAAGCCCCCGGCCTTTCTGCTGAAGAGGTCGAAAACCTTGTCACATTTCCGCTTGAAAATGCCCTGGTCGGCACACCAGGACTGGAAACGATTCGGTCCAAATCGGTACTCGGTTTGTCGTCAATTCGTTTGTTGCTGAACTACAACGCGGATGTCTACCGCACGCGTCAACTCGTCCAGGAACGACTTGCCGCCGAGACTCCCAGACTGCCCGTGGTTGCCCGGGCACCAGTAATCCTGCAACCGCTCTCTTCACTCAGCCGAATGATGAAGATCGGAATCTGGTCGGACGAACTCAATCAACGCGAATTGACGGAATTGGCCGTATGGAGCATGCGGCCCCGATTGATGGCCATTCCCGGCGTCGCCAATGTCGCCATTTGGGGACAACGGGACAAGGAGTTTCAGGTATTGGTCGATCCCCAGAAGTTACGTGATCATCAGATCACGCTCGATGCGGTCATCAAGTCAGCTGGGGATGCTGTGGTCCTTGATGCAGGGGGCTTTGTCGATACGCCCAACCAAAGATTGGCGGTCCGGCAGTTGTCGCCAGTTCAGACCCCGGACGATCTGGCGCAAACAGTCGTTGCCTATCAAAGTGGCGCCGTGTTGCACCTCGGTGATGTTGCTGAAGTTAAAGTTGGATCGCCGCCACCTATCGGCGACGCAATCATCAATGATGTCCCGGGCCTGTTGCTGATTGTCGAAAAGCAGCCGGCCGCCAACATGTTGGAAGTCACTCGCCAGGTAGAAGAAGCCTTGGAAGTGATGAAGCCAGGTTTGAAAGGCGTGGAAATCGATTCGACGATCTTCCGACCGGCAACATTTATCGAACGGTCGATTAAGAATCTCACACATGCCTTGTTGACTGGCTGCGTACTTGTGGTGATTGTGCTGGTGCTGTTTCTCTTCGATTGGCGAACGGCCGTGATCAGCTTAACAGCAATTCCCCTTTCTTTGATGGCGACGGTTGTCGTGCTCTACTTCTGGGGCCTGACGATCAACACGATGATCATTGCTGGTTTGGTGATTGCCCTGGGGGAAGTCGTGGACGACGCGATTATCGATGTCGAGAACATTGTCCGGCGGTTGCGGCTCAACCGAGTCGAAGGACATCCCAAGTCGTCGTTTCGTGTCGTGCTGGAGGCTTCTCTGGAAGTGCGTAGCGCGGTCGTCTATGCCACGGCAATTATCATCCTGGTGTTCCTGCCAATCTTCTTTCTAGAAGGCCTGCCGGGAGCATTCTTTCGTCCCTTGGCACTTGGGTATGTGTTGGCCATTTCTGCCTCGCTGATGGTGGCCCTGCTAGTAACTCCGGCTTTATCGCTCTTGATTCTCCCATTCGGAAAAAAGGAAGCACACGAGCCACCATTAAGTCGCTGGCTACGCCGACCGTACCACGCGATTCTGCCTTGGTTCGCGCGTCGTCCGATCGGAGCAATCACGCTATTGGTAGTTTCGTTTTTGGGAACCTTCTGGCTGACTAATCAACTTGGGCAAGAGTTTCTGCCGAATTTCCAGGAAACCGATTTCCTGATGCACTTTGTCGAACGGCCTGGCACATCGATCGAGGCAATGGACCGAGTCACCATCGAGGCCAGCAAGGAATTGAGGGCGATCCCCGGCGTACGGAATTTCGGCAGTCATATTGGTCGTGCCGAAGCGGCCGACGAGGTGGTCGGTCCGAACTTTACAGAGCTATGGGTGAGCATTGATGAAGAGGCGGACTACGAGAAGACGCATGGAGAAATTGTCGAGGCAGTCGAAGGCTATCCCGGACTCTATCGAGACGTGCTTACGTACCTTCGCGAACGAGTTAAGGAAGTGCTAACCGGTTCGAGTTCTAGTATTGTGGTTCGCATCTACGGGCCTGACCTCGACGGTTTGCGCGAGAAAGCTAAGGAAGTGGCCGCTGCGATGGAAAACGTGGAGGGCGCTGCTCATCTTAAAGTCGAGCCGCAAGTTCTAGTGCCCCAGGTTGAGGTACGCCTGCGACCCGACGCGGCCGAACGGTTTGGGCTCACACCGGGCCAAATTCGTCGGGCGATCACCACGATCCTGCGGGGAACCAAGGTCGGGGAAGTCTATGAGAATCAAATGAAATACAGTGTGGTTGTTTGGGGGAATGAAGAAGCCCGTAGCGACCTGACCGCACTCCATGACCTACGGATTGACACACCGTCCGGAGGTCAGGTGCCGTTGCGAGACCTGGCGGATGTTTCGATTGTGCCTGCCCCCAACGAAGTCAAGCGAGAAGGAGGCTCACGGCGAATCGACGTAAGCTGCGATGCTGAAGGACGCGATCTTGGTTCCGTCGCAAGGGATGTCGAAGCGGCCGTTCTCGCGGTTCCTTTCGATCGCGGGTATCACCCGGAATTCCTCGGCGAGTACACCGCGCGGCAGCAGTCGCAGAACCAGCTATTTGCCCTGTCCGCGATCTCTTTGATTGGAATGATCCTCATCCTTTATATCGACTTTCAATCACTTCGGTTGACGATGATCGTCACTTTGACCATTCCCTTTGCATTGATCGGTGGCGTGGTTGCGGCCTGGATCGCAGGGGGCGTTCTCTCGTTGGGTTCTCTGATTGGGTTTGTGACGGTGCTTGGCATCGCCGCGCGAAATGGAATTATGCTGGTCAGCCACTACCGGCACTTACAAGCCGAAGAAGGAGAACCGTTCGGTTTGAACCTGGTCGTTCGAGGTGCCGAGGAACGCTTGCTTCCGATCTTGATGACGGTCCTCACGACTTCGCTAGCACTGCTTCCGTTGGCGATCTCCGGAAACAAGCCTGGACATGAGATCGAATACCCATTGGCCGTCGTGATCATAGGGGGGCTGGTCACATCAACGATTCTTAACCTCTTCATCTTGCCACCGTTGTATCTTTTGTTCGCAAAGCCGCATGATGTGCATGCCGACGAATAG